Proteins from a single region of Plasmodium brasilianum strain Bolivian I chromosome 13, whole genome shotgun sequence:
- a CDS encoding protein GPR89 produces the protein MISWTAVFLCLYHLALSVLGSLFFENYLFKDFDNSFSLVKIIFCFSFVLCLSLLSMIVFEILGFITTSLKLFIWYIDITLLILFIYLIIPVSLIYTYITFEDEKTANSLFKFKYFYTALTKMKHKKKKIYLPDEDKTNFMRKLVYVSEDLILKMKNYNKKIRNRNKQKILKFVVGCIFFLPIIWFTFYKISMITLKNNSDVYDKSDIYDIGNILQEKFKLINKEFAEEYDTNNENSQNFLFIKIIKNLLIYISVTGMTIVSAFSAFTSLYSPYTNISNFFFFVTLKKVKIIEKKIMFITDELASKKKMLLLHDYPHLINLYSKNVHYNESCFSNKLHSYNNRNRHNNYTKNLHFDKTSSFYNTSANTNNYSFAQNVCLNGCENFTDNTFNYTNNNDTINRYVDNSPHNCYGILTYHIDDNFNVETMHSHNDHVNHCGRENKHGLKHTGGHKREEAEGVVMPMARIEPLNGNGNVNVGIRDSGKEQIKSRENKQRKQNEEIEYIHFKPFKKCNLYLGSHKSIYKNIYETFIKKEKNFGGIFNLNGGYDEVEGVVVEEKKEMEMLEKKMDMLEKKQKINVLNLTSPHEECKETHVENHHMSILNNNRREVEVDISTRSSSSNRFSPFVEYINSTNSLYKRNVKSTNLMENNNNNDNCININDNSTNNNINNNINNNNINNNNNNNKHVDYKKKFIFFKTTEKEEEREAYDVEHNEETKEISSCNDGEEKNKSIFHKYNNTVHSFKNLFRHFDTLPQDIKHKESKSINRRYISAFLFNSFQKPYKTFQSVKEFFTGKKANVNKKNKEILIQDIKALEYMAKNLYFLLDEVIKEQIRINQSTTFCGIFLYLLGIIMSILCIYKIVKTCYIIYMIEIYYRFISTYSSGHVLMLFYSRNMNISFINDLKNVLHIVHININLDNYVISITSILLLCFIFTNLKTFMEKIIKLRYSTKSSLYSNIAILVMCEIMDLYFSAYCIQLFDYLPVKEKVKMLYIFFNNNLLNLFKLKYHFDFVYVISLFISLALIKLHHKHRSDQFREI, from the coding sequence ATGATAAGCTGGACAGCCGTGTTTTTGTGCCTCTACCACTTAGCATTGTCGGTGTTGGGGTCAttgttttttgaaaattatttgttcAAGGATTTTGATAACAGCTTTAGtcttgtaaaaataattttctgtttttcttttgttctaTGTCTATCATTGTTGTCTATGATTGTATTTGAAATACTTGGTTTCATAACAACAAGTCTGAAGCTGTTTATATGGTATATTGATATAactcttttaattttgtttatttatttaataatccCTGTaagtttaatatatacatacattacaTTTGAAGATGAAAAGACAGCGAAtagtttatttaaatttaaatatttttatactgcACTAACTAAGATGaaacataagaaaaaaaaaatatacctgCCTGATGaagataaaacaaattttatgaGGAAATTAGTGTATGTTAGTGAAGacttaatattaaaaatgaaaaattataataaaaaaataagaaatagaaataaacaaaagatattaaaatttgtagttggttgtattttttttttaccaataATATggtttactttttataaaatttcaatGATTACATTAAAGAACAATAGTGATGTATATGACAAATCagatatatatgatataggTAATATATTgcaagaaaaatttaaactaATAAACAAAGAATTTGCTGAAGAGTATGAtactaataatgaaaatagtcagaattttcttttcatcaaaataatcaaaaatttactgatatatatatccgTTACAGGGATGACAATAGTTAGTGCCTTTTCTGCATTTACTAGTTTATATTCACCTTATACGAAcataagtaatttttttttttttgtaactcttaaaaaagtaaaaatcaTTGAAAAGAAGATTATGTTTATTACTGACGAGTTagcatcaaaaaaaaaaatgcttttgTTACATGATTACCcacatttaattaatttatattctaaaaatgtacattatAATGAATCTTGTTTTTCAAATAAGCTACATTCTTATAATAACAGGAATAGACATAACAACTACACTAAAAACCTACATTTTGATAAAAcctcttctttttataatacttCCGCCAATACGAATAACTACTCTTTTGCTCAAAATGTATGCCTGAATGGATGCGAAAATTTTACCGATAATACTTTTAACTACACCAATAACAATGATACAATAAATCGGTACGTCGACAATTCCCCCCATAATTGTTATGGCATTTTGACATACCACATAGATGATAACTTCAATGTGGAAACGATGCATAGTCACAACGACCATGTGAATCACTGCGGACGGGAAAATAAACATGGTTTGAAACATACAGGGGGGCACAAGAGGGAAGAAGCAGAGGGAGTGGTAATGCCAATGGCAAGGATAGAGCCATTGAACGGTAATGGTAATGTGAACGTGGGTATACGAGATAGCGGAAAAGAGCAAATAAAAAGCAGAGAAAACAAGCAAAGAAagcaaaatgaagaaatcgaatacatacattttaaaCCGTTCAAAAAGTGTAACTTATACTTGGGTAGTCACAAGTCAATATACAAAAACATATACGAAAcgttcataaaaaaagaaaagaattttGGGGGGATATTTAACTTGAATGGAGGGTATGATGAGGTGGAAGGGGTAGTAGTCGAAGAGAAGAAGGAAATGGAAATGTTggagaaaaaaatggatatgttagagaaaaaacaaaaaataaatgtattgaATCTAACGAGTCCACATGAAGAATGTAAAGAAACACATGTAGAAAATCATCATATGTCTATTCTAAACAATAATAGAAGAGAAGTAGAAGTGGATATAAGTACTagaagtagtagtagtaaccGGTTTAGTCCCTTTGTCGAATATATTAATAGCACTAATTCGTTGTATAAACGGAATGTTAAATCTACGAATTTGATggagaataataataataatgataattgtattaatattaatgataatagtactaataataatattaataataatattaataataataatattaataataataataataataataagcatgtggattataaaaaaaaatttatttttttcaaaacgACAGAGAAAGAAGAGGAAAGAGAAGCATACGACGTAGAACATAATGAAGAGACGAAAGAGATAAGCAGTTGTAATGATggggaagaaaaaaacaaatccatctttcataaatataacaacacagtacattcttttaaaaacttatttAGACATTTTGATACTTTACCACAAGATATTAAACACAAGGAGAGTAAGAGTATAAACCGGAGGTATATATctgcttttctttttaatagtTTTCAAAAACCATATAAAACTTTTCAAAGTGTTAAGGAATTTTTTACAGGTAAAAAAgcaaatgttaataaaaaaaataaagagataTTAATACAAGACATAAAAGCATTAGAATATATGGCtaagaatttatatttcttactAGATGAAGTAATAAAGGAACAAATACGAATAAATCAGAGTACAACTTTTTGTggtattttcttatatttattaggAATAATAATGTccatattatgtatatataaaattgtaaaaacctgttatattatttacatgatagaaatatattataggtTTATATCAACCTATAGCAGCGGACATGTGTTAATGCTATTTTATTCaagaaatatgaatatttcatttataaatgatCTCAAAAATGTACTTCATATAgttcatattaatattaatttagaTAATTATGTCATCTCAATAACatctattttgttattatgttttatttttacaaatttaaaaacgtttatggaaaaaattattaaattacgATATTCTACAAAATCGTCCTTATACTCCAATATTGCTATTTTGGTCATGTGCGAAATTATGGACCTATACTTTTCCGCTTATTGTATACAGTTATTTGACTACTTACCCGTTAAGGAGAAGGTTAAAAtgttgtacatatttttcaacAATAATTTGCTCAATTTGTTTAAACTTAAATACCATTTCGATTTTGTCTACGTCATATCGCTCTTTATATCTCTGGCTCTGATCAAGTTGCATCACAAGCACAGGTCTGATCAATTTAGAGAAATATGA
- a CDS encoding pantothenate kinase 1, which translates to MVSYNVGYLVCLLAKIHNVFRIFFSGKYVSNHECIMESLTNGVYYYYRYYGLNTTEVCDTPDDKQINNMRIREDKDKDNARYDKKNAYKQVSPYPSHYSSNDDKTISTGQLPEVLFLKHDAFLGAIGCFFS; encoded by the exons ATGGTTTCTTACAACGTCGGATACTTGGTTTGTTTACTGGCGAAAATACATAATGTGTTTAG AATATTCTTCTCGGGGAAATATGTAAGCAATCATGAATGTATAATGGAATCCTTGACAAATGGtgtgtattattattatcgttATTATGGTTTAAACACAACGGAGGTGTGTGATACCCCCGATGATAAGCAAATAAATAACATGCGTATACGTGAAGACAAGGACAAGGATAATGCACGGTACGACAAGAAAAATGCCTACAAACAGGTCAGTCCGTACCCATCTCACTATTCG agtaACGATGATAAAACAATTAGTACGGGACAACTTCCAGAAGTTTTATTCCTCAAACATGATGCGTTTTTAGGAGCCATTGGATGCTTTTTCTcctag